Proteins from one Trueperaceae bacterium genomic window:
- a CDS encoding Gfo/Idh/MocA family oxidoreductase produces MARHVARPFTAPPELTGRQNPDPFTATGPALRWGVVSTGKIAHTVTAQLARLEDARLQAVSSRDAAKAAAFATQYGFRASYGGAGGYEALAEDPDVDVVYVATPHGQHHAVAGAMLRAGKHVLVEKAFTITAAEAEDLARLARDRGLFLMEAVWTRFLPTYVAAMDVLESGELGPVRYVQADMGFMAERDPRTRLWAPVDGGGALLDLAVYPLCWVIGALGLPTGARATGNVNRDGVDELCALALTHAGGAHSQVVVSFVSDSTRRARIVGTEGYLETGPSLSRPNDFTVVKGAARRSEEFELTDAPYAFQLREVTRCVQAGLHESPAMPLAHTLATMRLFDEVRRQVGVTYPNDGA; encoded by the coding sequence ATGGCCCGCCACGTCGCCAGACCGTTCACGGCACCGCCAGAGCTCACCGGCCGCCAAAACCCCGACCCGTTCACGGCCACGGGCCCCGCCCTGCGCTGGGGCGTCGTGTCCACCGGCAAGATCGCGCACACGGTCACAGCGCAGCTCGCGCGCCTGGAGGACGCGCGCCTGCAGGCCGTGAGCAGCCGCGACGCCGCCAAGGCGGCCGCCTTCGCCACCCAGTACGGCTTCAGGGCGTCGTACGGCGGCGCAGGCGGCTACGAGGCGCTCGCGGAGGACCCCGACGTCGACGTCGTGTACGTCGCCACCCCACACGGCCAGCACCACGCCGTCGCCGGCGCCATGCTTCGCGCGGGCAAGCACGTCCTCGTCGAGAAGGCGTTCACCATCACGGCGGCTGAGGCCGAGGACCTGGCGCGCCTCGCGCGCGACCGCGGCCTGTTCCTGATGGAGGCCGTCTGGACGCGCTTCCTCCCCACGTACGTGGCCGCCATGGACGTCCTGGAGAGCGGCGAGCTCGGCCCCGTGCGCTACGTGCAGGCCGACATGGGCTTCATGGCCGAGCGCGACCCCAGAACGCGCCTCTGGGCACCCGTGGATGGTGGTGGGGCGCTCCTGGACCTGGCCGTGTACCCGCTCTGCTGGGTGATCGGCGCCCTCGGCCTCCCGACCGGCGCGCGGGCGACAGGGAACGTGAACAGGGACGGCGTCGACGAGCTCTGCGCCCTCGCGCTGACGCACGCGGGCGGCGCGCACTCCCAGGTCGTGGTCTCGTTCGTCTCCGATTCGACGCGCAGGGCGCGCATCGTCGGCACGGAGGGGTACCTGGAGACGGGCCCGTCCCTCAGCCGCCCGAACGACTTCACGGTCGTCAAGGGTGCCGCGCGCCGGTCCGAGGAGTTCGAGCTGACGGACGCGCCCTACGCCTTCCAGCTGCGCGAGGTGACGCGCTGCGTGCAGGCCGGCCTGCACGAGAGTCCGGCCATGCCGCTCGCACACACACTGGCCACCATGCGGCTATTCGACGAGGTGCGGCGGCAGGTGGGCGTCACCTACCCGAACGACGGGGCCTAG
- a CDS encoding ABC transporter permease: MTGAGTEHASTRGGGVGVWRRAMASLARKPFAVASLVIIVAFVLVAVFAPQISPYDPTKADFLTVRKAPSAAHLLGTDDVGRDVLSRLIHGARASLIAGALSVVIAMVLGVPLGLIAGFYRGAVSELIMRFTDALLSFPFLILAVALAAAFGPSLTNAMIAIGVASAPTFIRLTRGQVLAVRAEEYVQAASALGAGDARVLWSHVLPNSLAPLLVQGTLTIATSIIAESSLSFLGLGVQPPTPSWGGMLNVAKNFMSQAPWMAIWPGLAIFVSVLAFNLLGDGVRDAFDPRD; encoded by the coding sequence ATGACGGGCGCCGGGACCGAGCACGCTTCGACCCGGGGCGGCGGGGTCGGTGTGTGGCGCCGCGCCATGGCCAGCCTCGCGCGCAAGCCGTTCGCCGTGGCGAGCCTCGTGATCATCGTGGCGTTCGTGCTCGTCGCCGTCTTCGCCCCCCAGATCTCCCCCTACGACCCGACGAAGGCCGACTTCCTCACCGTGCGCAAGGCGCCGAGCGCCGCGCACCTGCTCGGCACGGACGACGTTGGCCGCGACGTGCTCTCGCGCCTCATCCACGGGGCCAGGGCGTCGCTCATCGCCGGCGCGCTGTCCGTCGTCATCGCGATGGTCCTCGGCGTGCCCCTCGGGCTGATCGCCGGTTTCTACCGCGGCGCCGTCAGCGAGCTCATCATGCGCTTCACGGACGCGCTCCTCTCGTTCCCGTTCCTCATCCTGGCGGTGGCCCTGGCGGCCGCATTCGGGCCGAGCCTGACGAACGCGATGATCGCGATCGGGGTGGCGAGCGCGCCCACCTTCATCCGCCTGACGCGCGGCCAGGTCCTCGCCGTGCGCGCCGAGGAGTACGTCCAGGCCGCCAGCGCGCTCGGGGCGGGCGACGCGCGCGTGCTGTGGTCGCACGTGCTGCCCAACAGCCTCGCGCCGCTCCTCGTGCAGGGCACGTTGACGATCGCCACGTCCATCATCGCGGAATCTTCGCTATCGTTCCTTGGGCTGGGCGTGCAACCGCCCACGCCGAGCTGGGGCGGCATGCTCAACGTCGCCAAGAACTTCATGAGTCAGGCCCCCTGGATGGCCATCTGGCCCGGCCTGGCCATCTTCGTCAGCGTCCTCGCCTTCAACCTCCTCGGCGACGGGGTCAGGGACGCGTTCGACCCCCGCGACTGA
- a CDS encoding ABC transporter permease, which yields MLPYILRRVLTAVPTLLIVTVMVFAVQRMLPGDPAVVLAGEERDPEVIAFIRDRYRLNDPVPVQYVAWLGQVTQGNLGQSFRTRQPVAQLLIEKLPVTVELALLSLLVALAIAIPAGVLAAVRKGTAVDYASTVAALSGISIPNFWLGIMLILLVSVRWKLLPASGFVPLSDGVWANLQRMIMPALVLGTGLAGVLMRQMRSSMLEVLKQDFVRTARAKGLAPFLVVVRHALRNALIPVITIVGLQLGALLSGAVLTEQVFTIPGFGKLVIDAVFNRDYAVVQGVVLFTATSYIVINLLVDVAYALANPKIQVG from the coding sequence GTGCTGCCTTACATCCTGCGCCGCGTCCTGACCGCGGTCCCCACGCTCCTCATCGTCACCGTCATGGTGTTCGCCGTCCAGCGCATGCTGCCGGGCGACCCCGCCGTGGTGCTTGCCGGTGAGGAGCGTGACCCGGAGGTCATCGCCTTCATCCGGGACCGCTACCGGCTCAACGACCCCGTGCCCGTCCAGTACGTCGCCTGGCTGGGTCAGGTGACGCAGGGGAACCTGGGCCAGTCGTTCCGGACGCGGCAGCCCGTGGCGCAGCTCCTCATCGAGAAGCTGCCCGTCACCGTCGAGCTGGCGCTCCTGAGCCTCCTCGTCGCGCTCGCCATCGCCATCCCCGCCGGGGTCCTGGCCGCCGTCCGCAAGGGCACGGCGGTCGACTACGCGAGCACGGTGGCGGCACTCTCCGGCATCTCCATCCCCAACTTCTGGCTCGGCATCATGCTCATCCTGCTAGTGTCGGTGCGTTGGAAGCTCCTACCGGCGTCGGGCTTCGTACCCCTCTCAGACGGCGTGTGGGCGAACCTCCAGCGCATGATCATGCCTGCGCTCGTGCTCGGCACGGGCCTGGCCGGGGTACTGATGCGCCAGATGCGCTCCTCCATGCTCGAGGTCCTGAAGCAGGACTTCGTCCGCACGGCACGCGCCAAGGGCCTCGCGCCGTTCCTCGTCGTCGTCAGGCACGCACTGCGCAACGCCCTCATCCCCGTCATCACGATCGTGGGCCTGCAGCTCGGGGCGCTCCTCTCGGGCGCGGTGCTCACGGAGCAGGTGTTCACCATCCCCGGCTTCGGAAAGCTCGTCATCGACGCGGTGTTCAACCGCGACTACGCCGTCGTGCAGGGCGTGGTGCTGTTCACGGCCACGTCCTACATAGTCATCAACCTCCTCGTCGACGTGGCCTACGCGTTGGCGAACCCGAAGATCCAGGTCGGATGA
- a CDS encoding gamma-glutamyltransferase family protein, protein MRLDYALPYYSQRPVVMARNVVATSQALAAQAGLAMLQKGGNAVDAAVATAITMTILEPTGNGIGSDAFCILWDGRELHGLNASGRSPAAFEAKHLEAAGGAPGSGGAVPRGWNSVTVPGAVSAWVELSGRFGRLPFETLFEPAIRYASDGFPVQPITARAWGYAEKAFGAPEFAEFRRVFLPGGRAPRAGERFSMPDHARTLELIAKTRGEAFYRGELAEAMVEDARRHGATLALSDLADHRPDWVGTVSQPYRELELHEIPPNGQGLAALLVLGILKHTNVAELPVDCAASLHLQIEAMKLAFADVYAYVADAAHMSTTAEQLLDPGYLAGRARLIDASRAQVPEYGVPSKGGTIYLTAADAGGMMVSYIQSNYYGFGSGVVVPGTGISLQNRGAGFVTTPGHPNFAEGGKRPFHTIIPTFLTRGGAPLMSYGVMGGPMQPQGHAQVALRLADHGQNPQAIADAPRWRVMGGLEVALESGYSAETVAELERLGHVIHQSKLGEDFGFGGAQLILRQEDGGYVAGSDPRKDGMAVGY, encoded by the coding sequence ATGCGGCTCGACTACGCACTCCCCTACTACTCGCAACGGCCGGTGGTGATGGCGCGCAACGTCGTCGCCACGTCGCAGGCGCTCGCCGCCCAGGCAGGCCTCGCCATGCTGCAGAAGGGCGGCAACGCCGTCGACGCCGCCGTGGCAACCGCCATCACCATGACGATCCTCGAGCCGACCGGTAACGGCATCGGCTCCGACGCCTTCTGCATCCTGTGGGACGGCCGGGAACTACACGGCCTCAACGCCTCCGGGCGCTCGCCGGCGGCCTTCGAGGCGAAGCACCTGGAGGCCGCGGGCGGCGCGCCGGGGTCCGGCGGGGCGGTGCCGCGCGGCTGGAACTCCGTGACCGTGCCGGGTGCCGTCTCCGCCTGGGTCGAGCTCTCCGGGCGCTTCGGGCGCCTGCCGTTCGAGACGCTCTTCGAGCCGGCCATCAGGTACGCGTCGGACGGCTTCCCCGTCCAGCCGATCACGGCGCGCGCGTGGGGGTACGCCGAGAAGGCCTTCGGCGCCCCCGAGTTCGCCGAGTTCCGCCGCGTCTTCCTGCCGGGCGGCCGCGCACCCCGCGCGGGCGAACGGTTCAGCATGCCCGACCACGCGCGCACCCTCGAGCTGATCGCCAAGACGCGCGGCGAGGCCTTCTACCGGGGCGAGCTCGCCGAGGCCATGGTCGAGGACGCGCGCCGCCACGGCGCCACCCTGGCGCTTTCCGACCTCGCCGACCACCGGCCCGACTGGGTCGGCACCGTCTCCCAACCGTACCGGGAGCTCGAGCTGCACGAGATCCCGCCCAACGGCCAGGGGCTCGCGGCGCTGCTGGTGCTCGGGATCCTGAAGCACACGAACGTGGCGGAGCTGCCGGTCGACTGCGCGGCGAGCCTCCACCTGCAGATCGAGGCGATGAAGCTCGCCTTCGCCGACGTCTACGCCTACGTGGCGGACGCCGCCCATATGAGCACGACCGCCGAGCAGCTCCTCGACCCCGGCTACCTGGCCGGGCGGGCGCGCCTCATCGACGCCAGCCGTGCGCAGGTGCCCGAGTATGGCGTGCCGAGCAAAGGGGGCACCATCTACCTGACCGCGGCGGACGCCGGCGGCATGATGGTCTCCTACATCCAGTCGAACTACTACGGCTTCGGCTCCGGCGTGGTGGTACCCGGCACGGGCATCTCGCTGCAGAACCGCGGCGCCGGCTTCGTGACGACGCCGGGCCACCCGAACTTCGCCGAAGGCGGCAAGCGGCCGTTCCACACCATCATCCCCACGTTCCTGACGCGCGGCGGGGCGCCCCTCATGTCCTACGGCGTGATGGGAGGCCCCATGCAGCCGCAGGGGCATGCCCAGGTCGCGCTCCGGCTCGCCGACCACGGCCAGAACCCGCAGGCCATCGCCGACGCGCCCCGCTGGCGCGTGATGGGCGGGCTCGAGGTCGCGCTGGAGTCCGGCTACTCTGCGGAGACGGTGGCCGAGCTCGAGCGACTCGGGCACGTGATCCACCAGTCGAAGCTCGGCGAGGACTTCGGCTTCGGCGGCGCGCAGCTCATCCTGCGGCAGGAGGACGGCGGCTACGTGGCGGGCAGCGACCCGCGCAAGGACGGGATGGCGGTCGGGTACTAG